One window of the Stegostoma tigrinum isolate sSteTig4 chromosome 16, sSteTig4.hap1, whole genome shotgun sequence genome contains the following:
- the gins3 gene encoding DNA replication complex GINS protein PSF3, protein MPRADSYLPVPPGGLEENFFSLDDILMTQEKIPCRTVMLLPRLGFLDKSNEADLIPEGTKMELPVWMAKGLCDPKRRIISADTPKVYQGGWRTIFSADAKVVDLHKLGPYYYGFGTQLLHFNSPENTEIAQTILQTFVTRFRWIMDSSQNAYNEDTSSLVAHLDELERELFRAGQKGLNEFQKWEKGQAEQITTSNLVQSYGKRKFADMEA, encoded by the exons ATGCCGCGCGCCGATTCGTACTTGCCGGTGCCTCCGGgaggcttggaggaaaacttcTTCAGCCTGGATGACATCCTGATGACCCAGGAGAAGATTCCATGTCGGACTGTGATGTTGCTGCCGCGCCTGGGCTTTCTAGACAAGAGCAACGAGGCCGATCTCATCCCCGAG GGTACAAAGATGGAGCTGCCTGTTTGGATGGCCAAAGGGCTGTGTGACCCTAAACGTCGCATTATCTCTGCTGATACACCAAAAGTGTATCAAGGTGGCTGGCGGACAATTTTCAGTGCTGATGCAAAGGTCGTGGACCTGCACAAATTGGGGCCTTATTATTATGGTTTTGGAACACAGCTGTTACATTTTAATAGTCCAGAGAACACTGAAATTGCTCAGACCATCTTACAG ACATTTGTGACTCGCTTTCGCTGGATCATGGATTCTTCCCAGAATGCATACAATGAGGACACATCATCACTTGTGGCTCACCTGGACGAGCTAGAGCGAGAACTGTTCCGGGCTGGTCAAAAAGGGTTGAATGAGTTTCAGAAGTGGGAGAAGGGGCAGGCCGAGCAGATCACCACCTCCAACCTGGTTCAGAGTTATGGCAAACGGAAGTTTGCAGATATGGAAGCCTGA